A stretch of the Triplophysa dalaica isolate WHDGS20190420 chromosome 19, ASM1584641v1, whole genome shotgun sequence genome encodes the following:
- the LOC130408480 gene encoding uncharacterized protein LOC130408480, whose product MASIPIVVTCTSCHMFSLAFSVSGEGFTCDKCREVVRLTEKILELESRIQSLFEDSKSVRTVENTSDASNVSAHSSVPVENPLQLGNFVTVRRHSRRTKHHSTVPIKVSNRFAPLSDAPTEKPAESALVIGDSIVRNVNIETPATIVKCLPGARAPDIKSNLNVLAKANRKYSKIVIHVGTNDVRLRQSEITKDNIKEVCELAKTMSDTVIFSGPLTAYRGDEIYSRLSSLNGWLSEWCLQNNIDFINNWKSFEGRPDLLKRDGLHPSWDGVSLLSRNLAHSLNNAKV is encoded by the coding sequence atggcttctattcctattgttgttacttgcacctcatgtcatatgtttagtttagccttctctgtcagcggcgagggttttacatgtgataaatgcagggaagtagttaggctgacggagaagattttagaattagagtctcgcatccaatctttatttgaggatagtaagagtgtaagaaccgtagaaaacacttcggatgcgagcaatgttagcgcacacagctcggttccggttgaaaatcccctgcagctgggaaactttgtgacggtgagacggcatagtcgcaggacaaaacatcactcaaccgttccgattaaagtctcgaacaggtttgccccgctcagtgacgcaccgactgagaaacctgctgaaagtgccctagtgatcggtgattctattgtccggaacgttaacatagagacaccagccacaatagtcaaatgtttaccgggagccagagcgcctgacatcaagtcaaacttaaatgtgctggctaaggctaatcgtaaatacagtaagattgttattcatgtcggcacaaatgatgttagactccgtcaatcggagatcactaaagataatattaaagaggtgtgtgagctcgcaaaaacgatgtcagacactgtaatattctctggcccccttactgcttaccgtggtgatgagatttatagcagattatcatcactaaatggctggttgtctgagtggtgcctgcagaataatatagattttataaataactggaagagttttgagggcagacctgacctgttgaaacgagatggtctccatccctcctgggatggggtttccctcctctctagaaatttggcacacagtcttaataatgctaaagtctga